The proteins below are encoded in one region of Rhinolophus sinicus isolate RSC01 linkage group LG07, ASM3656204v1, whole genome shotgun sequence:
- the CYP26A1 gene encoding cytochrome P450 26A1 encodes MGLLALLASALCTFVLPLLLFLAAIKLWDLYCVSSRDRSCALPLPPGTMGFPFFGETLQMVLQRRKFLQMKRRKYGFIYKTHLFGRPTVRVMGADNVRRILLGEHRLVSVHWPASVRTILGSGCLSNLHDSSHKQRKKVIMRAFSREALQCYVPVIAEEVGNCLEQWLSCGERGLLVYPQVKRLMFRIAMRILLGCEPRLASGGDAEQQLVEAFEEMTRNLFSLPIDVPFSGLYRGMKARNLIHARIEENIRAKICGLQAAEAGGGYKDALQLLIEHSWERGERLDMQALKQSSTELLFGGHETTASAATSLITYLGLYPHVLQKVREELKSKGLLCKSNQDNKLDMEILEQLKYIGCVIKETLRLNPPVPGGFRVALKTFELNGYQIPKGWNVIYSICDTHDVADIFTNKEEFNPDRFMLPHPEDASRFSFIPFGGGLRSCVGKEFAKILLKIFTVELARHCDWRLLNGPPTMKTSPTVYPVDDLPARFTRFQGET; translated from the exons ATGGGGCTCCTGGCGCTGCTGGCCAGTGCGCTCTGCACCTTCGTGCTACCGCTGCTGCTCTTCCTGGCCGCGATTAAGCTCTGGGACCTGTACTGCGTGAGCAGCCGCGACCGCAGCTGCGCCCTCCCTTTGCCCCCCGGAACTATGGGCTTCCCCTTCTTTGGGGAAACATTGCAGATGGTGCTACAG AGAAGGAAGTTCCTGCAGATGAAGCGCAGGAAATACGGCTTCATCTACAAGACACATCTGTTCGGGCGGCCCACGGTGCGGGTGATGGGCGCTGACAACGTGCGGCGCATCTTGCTCGGGGAGCACCGGCTGGTGTCGGTCCACTGGCCCGCGTCGGTGCGCACCATCCTGGGCTCCGGCTGCCTTTCCAATCTGCACGACTCCTCGCACAAGCAGCGCAAGAAG GTGATTATGCGGGCCTTCAGCCGCGAGGCGCTCCAGTGCTACGTGCCGGTGATCGCCGAAGAAGTGGGCAACTGCCTGGAGCAGTGGCTGAGCTGCGGCGAGCGCGGCCTCCTGGTCTACCCCCAGGTGAAGCGCCTTATGTTCCGCATCGCCATGCGCATCCTGCTGGGCTGCGAGCCCCGGCTGGCGAGCGGCGGGGACGCGGAGCAGCAGCTGGTGGAGGCCTTCGAGGAAATGACCCGCAATCTCTTCTCGTTGCCCATCGACGTGCCCTTCAGCGGGCTATACCGG GGCATGAAGGCGCGGAACCTCATCCACGCGCGCATCGAGGAGAACATTCGCGCCAAGATCTGCGGGCTGCAGGCGGCGGAGGCGGGCGGGGGCTACAAAGACGCTCTTCAGCTGTTGATCGAACACtcgtgggagaggggagagaggctggatATGCAG gCACTAAAGCAATCTTCAACCGAACTCCTCTTTGGAGGACATGAAACCACGGCCAGTGCAGCCACATCTCTGATCACTTACCTGGGGCTCTACCCACATGTTCTCCAGAAAGTGCGAGAGGAGCTGAAGAGTAAG GGTTTGCTTTGCAAGAGCAATCAAGACAACAAGTTGGACATGGAAATTTTGGAACAGCTTAAATACATTGGGTGTGTTATTAAAGAGACCCTTCGACTGAATCCCCCAGTTCCAGGAGGGTTTCGGGTTGCCCTTAAGACTTTTGAATTAAAT GGATACCAGATTCCCAAGGGCTGGAATGTTATCTACAGTATCTGTGATACTCACGATGTGGCAGACATCTTCACCAACAAGGAGGAATTTAATCCTGACCGATTTATGCTACCGCACCCTGAGGATGCATCCAGGTTTAGCTTCATTCCATTTGGAGGAGGCCTTAGGAGCTGTGTAGGGAAAGAGTTTGCAAAAattcttctcaaaatatttacagTGGAGCTGGCCAGGCATTGTGACTGGCGGCTTCTAAATGGACCTCCTACAATGAAAACCAGCCCCACCGTGTACCCCGTGGATGATCTCCCAGCAAGGTTCACCCGTTTCCAGGGGGAAACCTGA